From the Vigna radiata var. radiata cultivar VC1973A unplaced genomic scaffold, Vradiata_ver6 scaffold_171, whole genome shotgun sequence genome, the window NNNNNNNNNNNNNNNNNNNNNNNNNNNNNNNNNNNNNNNNNNNNNNNNNNNNNNNNNNNNNNNNNNNNNNNNNNNNNNNNNNNNNNNNNNNNNNNNNNNNNNNNNNNNNNNNNNNNNNNNNNNNNNNNNNNNNNNNNNNNNNNNNNNNNNNNNNNNNNNNNNNNNNNNNNNNNNNNNNNNNNNNNNNNNNNNNNNNNNNNNNNNNNNNNNNNNNNNNNNNNNNNNNNNNNNNNNNNNNNNNNNNNNNNNNNNNNNNNNNNNNNNNNNNNNNNNNNNNNNNNNNNNNNNNNNNNNNNNNNNNNNNNNNNNNNNNNNNNNNNNNNNNNNNNNNNNNNNNNNNNNNNNNNNNNNNNNNNNNNNNNNNNNNNNNNNNNNNNNNNNNNNNNNNNNNNNNNNNNNNNNNNNNNNNNNNNNNNNNNNNNNNNNNNNNNNNNNNNNNNNNNNNNNNNNNNNNNNNNNNNNNNNNNNNNNNNNNNNNNNNNNNNNNNNNNNNNNNNNNNNNNNNNNNNNNNNNNNNNNNNNNNNNNNNNNNNNNNNNNNNNNNNNNNNNNNNNNNNNNNNNNNNNNNNNNNNNNNNNNNNNNNNNNNNNNNNNNNNNNNAATGGGCATACCTCTGAAACAATGGACCATTGAATACCTTTTAGAGGAGACAAATTCAAAGTTAAGAGATAGATATGACTAGTTCCGCAATCATGTAGCAACGAGACATGTTATGAAGTTTGAGAGCTAAGAGAGTATAGGGATGAAGTTTGAAATTGGCTTTGAATTTACTAACCCTTCGAACAGTTTTAAATTGCTATTGTACTCTACTGTCACATTATTTTTGACTTAAAATctggtaattaccgaaggcttttggccctcggtaattaccgaaggcttttgccgtcggtaattaccgaggggcgaaagccctcggtaatagtTAGCGACAGGCTATTTACCGAGGGCCTTTTGACCGTCGCCGGACCCTCGGTAATGAGTCTTTAGCGACGGCTTGTGGCGTTTTCCGAGGGATtatggccttcggtaatgcccttcATTACTGTAGACATGGCATGATGGTAACAAAACTAAAGGAGTTTTGCGTCATCCTTCTGATGGTGAAGCTTGGAAGCACTTCAATCGTAAACATCCGTCCTTTTCTAGTGAACCGCGTAACGTGAGACTTGGTTTATGCTCTAATGGGTTTACCCCATACATTCAGGCGTCTGCATCACCATATTCATGCTGGCCGGTGATAGTTACCCCATACAATCTACCTCCTGAGATGTGTATGACAAAGCCTTACATGTTTTTAACGTGTATAATACCAGGTCCATCTAATCCCAAATCAGCGATTGATGTTTATTTGGAGCCtctaattgatgatttgaagaagcTATGGAATGGAGTTTGGACGTATGATGTTTAAAGGAAGCAAAATTTCCTTATGAGGGTAGCTTTGATGTGGACTATTAATGATTTTCCAGCGTATGGCATGTTATCTGGTTGGATCATGCATGGTCGATTAGCTTGTCCACATTGCATGGAACATACGAAGTCATTCCAATTGAGTTATGGTCGGAAAAGTAGTTGGTTTGACTGTCATCGACGGTTCTTGCCTATTAATCACCCCTTTAGAAGAAACAAGAAGGCATTTCGGAAAGGGCAAGTCGAAACAGATATGCCCCCGCCGAAGTTGACCGGATCACACGTTTGGAGAAGAGTTAAAGACTATCCAAAAGTCACTTAATTTGGACAGCATAGGATAGATGGGTTTGGAGAATGACATAATTGGACAAAAAGAAGCATAACCTGGATGTCATGCACATAGAAAAAAACTTCTTTGACAACGTCTTGAACACAGTTATGAANGTTGTTGGTAAGACAAAAGATAATgacaaagcaagaaaagatttaCCTCTGATATGTGCACAAAAAGACTTAGAGTTGAAGGAGCAAGCTAACGGTCGATTCTTCAAACCAAAAGCAAACTACGCCATCTCAAAAGATGAGGCAAGAATGGTGTGTGGATGGATCAAAGAGCTTAGAATGCCAGATGGATATTCTTCTAACTTGTCCAGATGTGCCAATGTTCAGAACGGTATTATTCAAGGCTTGAAGAGTCATGATTGTCATGTATTGATGGAGACTTTCATCCCTCTTGCGTTTAGTTGTTTGCCACANNACGTGTTACATCCACTGATAGAAATCAGtaacttctttaaaaatttgtgttgcaCGANACTAGACGAAAATTGCCTAAGAAAGATGGATGAAAATATCCCAATTATTCTCTGcaaattagaaagaatattccctcctgcattctttgattcaatggaGCATCTTCCAATCCATCTTGCATATGAAGCTTGGCTTGGGGGACCTGTGCAATACAGGTGGATGTATCCCTTTGAAAGGTTTATGGGAGAATCCAAACgttcagttaaaaataaagctaGAGTAGAAGGCTCAATTTGTTCAGCTTACTTACATATTTTTGTTCAGATTATTTCAGAAACTTCATGTTGTCCCCCACTAATGTCAGAAACGGAATGCAATGGCAAGCTGAACCTCGTCAAGGTTCAATATCAGTTTTTCGACAATCAGGCCGTCATGCAGGAAAAGAATTCACTCATTGGTTAACTGATGCTGAATTCAACTCTGCTCATGTCCATGTCTTAATTAATTGCAGTGAAGTTAAGTCGTACCTTGAGTATGTCATCATCCAACTCTTACGTTTGCAATGGTTAAATAGTTATAcactaattcatttcatttgtacCAGCTCATTTCTTGTGGCTGAGCAAGTCGTAGAAGGAGATGCTTCTACTAGAATACACTCAGAGTTTCCTTAATGGTTTAGAAATCAGGTTCGTATNNNNNNNNNNNNNNNNNNNNNNNNNNNNNNNNNNNNNNNNNNNNNNNNNNNNNNNNNNNNNNNNNNNNNNNNNNNNNNNNNNNNNNNNNNNNNNNNNNNNNNNNNNNNNNNNNNNNNNNNNNNNNNNNNNNNNNNNNNNNNNNNNNNNNNNNNNNNNNNNNNNNNNNNNNNNNNNNNNNNNNNNNNNNNNNNNNNNNNNNNNNNNNNNNNNNNNNNNNNNNNNNNNNNNNNNNNNNNNNNNNNNNNNNNNNNNNNNNNNNNNNNNNNNNNNNNNNNNNNNNNNNNNNNNNNNNNNNNNNNNNNNNNNNNNNNNNNNNNNNNNNNNNNNNNNNNNNNNNNNNNNNNNNNNNNNNNNNNNNNNNNNNNNNNNNNNNNNNNNNNNNNNNNNNNNNNNNNNNNNNNNNNNNNNNNNNNNNNNNNNNNNNNNNNNNNNNNNNNNNNNNNNNNNNNNNNNNNNNNNNNNNNNNNNNNNNNNNNNNNNNNNNNNNNNNNNNNNNNNNNNNNNNNNNNNNNNNNNNNNNNNNNNNNNNNNNNNNNNNNNNNNNNNNNNNNNNNNNNNNNNNNNNNNNNNNNNNNNNNNNNNNNNNNNNNNNNNNNNNNNNNNNNNNNNNNNNNNNNNNNNNNNNNNNNNNNNNNNNNNNNNNNNNNNNNNNNNNNNNNNNNNNNNNNNNNNNNNNNNNNNNNNNNNNNNNNNNNNNNNNNNNNNNNNNNNNNNNNNNNNNNNNNNNNNNNNNNNNNNNNNNNNNNNNNNNNNNNNNNNNNNNNNNNNNNNNNNNNNNNNNNNNNNNNNNNNNNNNNNNNNNNNNNNNNNNNNNNNNNNNNNNNNNNNNNNNNNNNNNNNNNNNNNNNNNNNNNNNNNNNNNNNNNNNNNNNNNNNNNNNNNNNNNNNNNNNNNNNNNNNNNNNNNNNNNNNNNNNNNNNNNNNNNNNNNNNNNNNNNNNNNNNNNNNNNNNNNNNNNNNNNNNNNNNNNNNNNNNNNNNNNNNNNNNNNNNNNNNNNNNNNNNNNNNNNNNNNNNNNNNNNNNNNNNNNNNNNNNNNNNNNNNNNNNNNNNNNNNNNNNNNNNNNNNNNNNNNNNNNNNNNNNNNNNNNNNNNNNNNNNNNNNNNNNNNNNNNNNNNNNNNNNNNNNNNNNNNNNNNNNNNNNNNNNNNNNNNNNNNNNNNNNNNNNNNNNNNNNNNNNNNNNNNNNNNNNNNNNNNNNNNNNNNNNNNNNNNNNNNNNNNNNNNNNNNNNNNNNNNNNNNNNNNNNNNNNNNNNNNNNNNNNNNNNNNNNNNNNNNNNNNNNNNNNNNNNNNNNNNNNNNNNNNNNNNNNNNNNNNNNNNNNNNNNNNNNNNNNNNNNNNNNNNNNNNNNNNNNNNNNNNNNNNNNNNNNNNNNNNNNNNNNNNNNNNNNNNNNNNNNNNNNNNNNNNNNNNNNNNNNNNNNNNNNNNNNNNNNNNNNNNNNNNNNNNNNNNNNNNNNNNNNNNNNNNNNNNNNNNNNNNNNNNNNNNNNNNNNNNNNNNNNNNNNNNNNNNNNNNNNNNNNNNNNNNNNNNNNNNNNNNNNNNNNNNNNNNNNNNNNNNNNNNNNNNNNNNNNNNNNNNNNNNNNNNNNNNNNNNNNNNNNNNNNNNNNNNNNNNNNNNNNNNNNNNNNNNNNNNNNNNNNNNNNNNNNNNNNNNNNNNNNNNNNNNNNNNNNNNNNNNNNNNNNNNNNNNNNNNNNNNNNNNNNNNNNNNNNNNNNNNNNNNNNNNNNNNNNNNNNNNNNNNNNNNNNNNNNNNNNNNNNNNNNNNNNNNNNNNNNNNNNNNNNNNNNNNNNNNNNNNNNNNNNNNNNNNNNNNNNNNNNNNNNNNNNNNNNNNNNNNNNNNNNNNNNNNNNNNNNNNNNNNNNNNNNNNNNNNNNNNNNNNNNNNNNNNNNNNNNNNNNNNNNNNNNNNNNNNNNNNNNNNNNNNNNNNNNNNNNNNNNNNNNNNNNNNNNNNNNNNNNNNNNNNNNNNNNNNNNNNNNNNNNNNNNNNNNNNNNNNNNNNNNNNNNNNNNNNNNNNNNNNNNNNNNNNNNNNNNNNNNNNNNNNNNNNNNNNNNNNNNNNNNNNNNNNNNNNNNNNNNNNNNNNNNNNNNNNNNNNNNNNNNNNNNNNNNNNNNNNNNNNNNNNNNNNNNNNNNNNNNNNNNNNNNNNNNNNNNNNNNNNNNNNNNNNNNNNNNNNNNNNNNNNNNNNNNNNNNNNNNNNNNNNNNNNNNNNNNNNNNNNNNNNNNNNNNNNNNNNNNNNNNNNNNNNNNNNNNNNNNNNNNNNNNNNNNNNNNNNNNNNNNNNNNNNNNNNNNNNNNNNNNNNNNNNNNNNNNNNNNNNNNNNNNNNNNNNNNNNNNNNNNNNNNNNNNNNNNNNNNNNNNNNNNNNNNNNNNNNNNNNNNNNNNNNaacatgggtcagctcctacaccggatgatgcgagtaatgcagatgacgacatccgtaggacacagtgctgggtcgatgtcgttggtgggaagaaaaagggacgagtctacggtgcaggacaacttgctgcaaactataCAGCATCGAGAGGAGGTACACTAAAGcatcaaccttcttcttcttccaccccttctactgacgaggccatccagcgcttgacacagctactagagcaacgtgaccaggaaaaTCGTGCATTGAGAGAAGAATACACTGACTTGAGAAACgagttttcaagcttcaagtccctggtcatgagagCGCTGCCTCAAACTTCAGACACTCCTTCCACTGTCCCTCCAACCCAGCCACGACCCTCCCCGTCACCCGCCGTCCCTCATCAGCCCAGATtagtccagcccacaccagtccaaccATCTACAGATGAGCAGGACGATGAAGATATGTCTGAAGACtttgtacaattttagtttcattttgttattgatcatagtgatgttagtacatttagatgttagtatattatgatatcggtacatttatttttgcttataattggatgatattgctattatgatattgttagaaCATATTGGATGTCAAtacattatgatgataatgttagtactttatgatttttcatcaatgaacggAAGATTTTGGGATGGACAATATATATAGGCAGGTTTGTTTGTGGATTTAAACTGTTATGCAGGTCTGTGTATGTTGTGAACATTACATTGTAGGTACTTGTGGttggacaagaaaaacaaatacaactcAAATTTCCCTGCACCtaaccgaaggctttaccggAGGGCTTTTGCCCTTGGGAAATTACCGAAGGGCCATAAGCCCTCGGTAAAAATACTGACAACGTATTTATCGAGGGCTTTCTGACCGTCGCCAGGCCCTCGGTAATGGGTCTTTACCGACGGTTTTTGATGTTTTCCGAGGgcttttggccttcggtaatgcccttcGTTACTGTAGTGGATATATAGTTCTAGACATCAACAGTAGAGAGATATTCATAAGtaggaattttattttctatgaaGACATTTTCCCATATAAGGACAAACAAACAGGGGTGTCGCAACCGCtgtcgcgacgggacgacgatcaaAAAAGAAACaggtttgaaaaatgttttggagtcgccaacatagtttattctggaaaattGCGGAAATACCATAAAGAAAAGACACAGCCTGTGAAAACCAGATtctgggttcgggagtcggttgcgtgtagggaaggtattagcaccctacaacgcctgctcGAAGGCagtacttttaattaaatacgcgaatgtgATGTGGTTTACAAAAGGTTTAAATatcccaaaaaaaaattatgaagagacaaaatatattttttagttttttaagaaattgttgAGAGAATTTATTTGGAAAAGATTTAGATTTTGGGAAAGTgagcctgacaaggactagtcttgctcctacgtatctccactttggatggagaatcaaggatcacgtagttctgggtGAAAGGTtgattgttgtttgaaaatttggatgttttgtaatttggtatttttatgagagaaagagaaagggttttttagcacaaggacgatgcaaACGATCACatatgtgcttaaacctttaaaacatttttttattattatcttttttacaaaagtagaataggtcttagcacgaggacgatgcgagtgatcacacacgtgcttaaacctttagaacattttttatttattacttttttagaaaaaagaaggaaaggttttagcacaaggacgatgcgagcgatcacacatgtgcttaatttaaaacattttttgatattttttattattaagaagaaaaggttttctagcacaaggacgatgcgttcGATCACACATGTCCAATATAATTCCCATTCTCCAATATTTTGCATGTCCAATATTTCCACTAATTCCCATTCTCTTCAACTCTCCAATATTTTGCATGTCCTTACTGTTTCCCATAATCTTCTTTGTTTCTCAACTATGCCAAACTAATGTTGTATCTGTTGAATTTTTTATGCAACTAAtacttttgaaaacaaaaatatttttaaagataatttcaactatatttttcatatacgTAAAGGtgcttataattaattaattttcggAGAATGGAAGAGATTGTGTTGTGTTAATTGAATAAGTGTTGTGATTTTCTTTTCGTGTGAATTGTTGCTAgattctttgattttctttgttaaagGGGAAGTATTTCAGTGTGTTTcctattatgaaataaatagtTGATTTGGTTTGTATTGTCTTGGAGTGTtgacaaaaacatatataaatattagaaaggaattagtttcaaaatttgattagaaaattgatgatgaataaataaattattggcGCAGTGggaaaagattttataattattatgaagtTTGGTGAATTGATAGCAAGCAAATATAAAGTTGTGTTTGACGAGGCTAATGCatttttgattaaattataatttaagaatattagAGAAGAACAAGTACGTAGTCGGTAAAAGGGCGATTAGACGAGGTATTTAGTTTGACGTGGAACATGTTGCTAGTAATAAAGAATGGTTCTTcacctaataaaaaaagaattccaGGTAGACAAAGGGTTCATccctataaatatataaatagcaAAGCggaaacaaataaattcatagaGAAATAGAGTCTCAATTACCAGAAATCATAGAGAAGCAAAATGAAAAGTGTGTATTTCCTTGTGAGCATCTTGGCTTTAACGTCGTCCATTGTCTCTGCCTATGATCCAAGCCCTCTGCAAGATTTTTGTGTGGCTTTGAATGACACCAAGAATGCTGGTacgtatataaaaataaattatttagatgATTATTAGTATGAGATGAGATTGAAAAGTTATTGTGGTGAATTTGCAGTATTTGTGAACGGAAAAGTTTGTAAAGACCCAAAAGCAGTGAAAGCAGAAGATTTCTTCAGACACGTAGAAGCTGGGAATACATCGAACCCACTTGGTGCACAAGTGAGTCAAGTGTTTGTTGATCAGCTAGCAGGATTGAACACACTTGGCATATCTATGGCTCGTATAGATTTTGCACCAAAGGGTTTAAACGCTCCCCACACTCACCCTCGGGCCACAGAGATCCTTTTTGTTGTTGAGGGAACACTTTATGTTGGATTTGTGAGTTCCAATCAAGATGGAAACCGTTTCTTTACCAAAGTGTTGAACAAGGGTGATGTCTTTGTCTTCCCAATTGGTCTCATTCATTTCCAACTTAATGTGGGCTATGGCAATGCTGTTGCCATCGCTGCTCTCAGCAGTCAAAATCCAGGAACTGTCACTATTGCCAACGCTTTGTTTAAGTCCAATCCATCTATTTCTTCTGAGCTTCTTTCCAAAGCCTTCCAAGTCGATAAGAGCATAATTGATTACCTTCAAAAGCAATTCTGGACTGACAACAACCACTAGTTCATTATTCATTCACTATTCATTTCCTCTTTCTACCCATAATTtctttatgtattaaataaaaattcctcCCACTTATATTtctatcttctttctttctttctcttgtatttccacttcaatttaatttattattaacatcCTACTTTGGGATGGACAATCTGTTCAATCTTNNNNNNNNNNNNNNNNNNNNNNNNNNNNNNNNNNNNNNNNNNNNNNNNNNNNNNNNNNNNNNNNNNNNNNNNNNNNNNNNNNNNNNNNNNNNNNNNNNNNNNNNNNNNNNNNNNNNNNNNNNNNNNNNNNNNNNNNNNNNNNNNNNNNNNNNNNNNNNNNNNNNNNNNNNNNNNNNNNNNNNNNNNNNNNNNNNNNNNNNNNNNNNNNNNNNNNNNNNNNNNNNNNNNNNNNNNNNNNNNNNNNNNNNNNNNNNNNNNNNNNNNNNNNNNNNNNNNNNNNNNNNNNNNNNNNNNNNNNNNNNNNNNNNNNNNNNNNNNNNNNNNNNNNNNNNNNNNNNNNNNNNNNNNNNNNNNNNNNNNNNNNNNNNNNNNNNNNNNNNNNNNNNNNNNNNNNNNNNNNNNNNNNNNNNNNNNNNNNNNNNNNNNNNNNNNNNNNNNNNNNNNNNNNNNNNNNNNNNNNNNNNNNNNNNNNNNNNNNNNNNNNNNNNNNNNNNNNNNNNNNNNNNNNNNNNNNNNNNNNNNNNNNNNNNNNNNNNNNNNNNNNNNNNNNNNNNNNNNNNNNNNNNNNNNNNNNNNNNNNNNNNNNNNNNNNNNNNNNNNNNNNNNNNNNNNNNNNNNNNNNNNNNNNNNNNNNNNNNNNNNNNNNNNNNNNNNNNNNNNNNNNNNNNNNNNNNNNNNNNNNNNNNNNNNNNNNNNNNNNNNNNNNNNNNNNNNNNNNNNNNNNNNNNNNNNNNNNNNNNNNNNNNNNNNNNNNNNNNNNNNNNNNNNNNNNNNNNNNNNNNNNNNNNNNNNNNNNNNNNNNNNNNNNNNNNNNNNNNNNNNNNNNNNNNNNNNNNNNNNNNNNNNNNNNNNNNNNNNNNNNNNNNNNNNNNNNNNNNNNNNNNNNNNNNNNNNNNNNNNNNNNNNNNNNNNNNNNNNNNNNNNNNNNNNNNNNNNNNNNNNNNNNNNNNNNNNNNNNNNNNNNNNNNNNNNNNNNNNNNNNNNNNNNNNNNNNNNNNNNNNNNNNNNNNNNNNNNNNNNNNNNNNNNNNNNNNNNNNNNNNNNNNNNNNNNNNNNNNNNNNNNNNNNNNNNNNNNNNNNNNNNNNNNNNNNNNNNNNNNNNNNNNNNNNNNNNNNNNNNNNNNNNNNNNNNNNNNNNNNNNNNNNNNNNNNNNNNNNNNNNNNNNNNNNNNNNNNNNNNNNNNNNNNNNNNNNNNNNNNNNNNNNNNNNNNNNNNNNNNNNNNNNNNNNNNNNNNNNNNNNNNNNNNNNNNNNNNNNNNNNNNNNNNNNNNNNNNNNNNNNNNNNNNNNNNNNNNNNNNNNNNNNNNNNNNNNNNNNNNNNNNNNNNNNNNNNNNNNNNNNNNNNNNNNNNNNNNNNNNNNNNNNNNNNNNNNNNNNNNNNNNNNNNNNNNNNNNNNNNNNNNNNNNNNNNNNNNNNNNNNNNNNNNNNNNNNNNNNNNNNNNNNNNNNNNNNNNNNNNNNNNNNNNNNNNNNNNNNNNNNNNNNNNNNNNNNNNNNNNNNNNNNNNNNNNNNNNNNNNNNNNNNNNNNNNNNNNNNNNNNNNNNNNNNNNNNNNNNNNNNNNNNNNNNNNNNNNNNNNNNNNNNNNNNNNNNNNNNNNNNNNNNNNNNNNNNNNNNNNNNNNNNNNNNNNNNNNNNNNNNNNNNNNNNNNNNNNNNNNNNNNNNNNNNNNNNNNNNNNNNNNNNNNNNNNNNNNNNNNNNNNNNNNNNNNNNNNNNNNNNNNNNNNNNNNNNNNNNNNNNNNNNNNNNNNNNNNNNNNNNNNNNNNNNNNNNNNNNNNNNNNNNNNNNNNNNNNNNNNNNNNNNNNNNNNNNNNNNNNNNNNNNNNNNNNNNNNNNNNNNNNNNNNNNNNNNNNNNNNNNNNNNNNNNNNNNNNNNNNNNNNNNNNNNNNNNNNNNNNNNNNNNNNNNNNNNNNNNNNNNNNNNNNNNNNNNNNNNNNNNNNNNNNNNNNNNNNNNNNNNNNNNNNNNNNNNNNNNNNNNNNNNNNNNNNNNNNNNNNNNNNNNNNNNNNNNNNNNNNNNNNNNNNNNNNNNNNNNNNNNNNNNNNNNNNNNNNNNNNNNNNNNNNNNNNNNNNNNNNNNNNNNNNNNNNNNNNNNNNNNNNNNNNNNNNNNNNNNNNNNNNNNNNNNNNNNNNNNNNNNNNNNNNNNNNNNNNNNNNNNNNNNNNNNNNNNNNNNNNNNNNNNNNNNNNNNNNNNNNNNNNNNNNNNNNNNNNNNNNNNNNNNNNNNNNNNNNNNNNNNNNNNNNNNNNNNNNNNNNNNNNNNNNNNNNNNNNNNNNNNNNNNNNNNNNNNNNNNNNNNNNNNNNNNNNNNNNNNNNNNNNNNNNNNNNNNNNNNNNNNNNNNNNNNNNNNNNNNNNNNNNNNNNN encodes:
- the LOC106780270 gene encoding germin-like protein subfamily 1 member 7; translation: MKSVYFLVSILALTSSIVSAYDPSPLQDFCVALNDTKNAVFVNGKVCKDPKAVKAEDFFRHVEAGNTSNPLGAQVSQVFVDQLAGLNTLGISMARIDFAPKGLNAPHTHPRATEILFVVEGTLYVGFVSSNQDGNRFFTKVLNKGDVFVFPIGLIHFQLNVGYGNAVAIAALSSQNPGTVTIANALFKSNPSISSELLSKAFQVDKSIIDYLQKQFWTDNNH